Proteins encoded within one genomic window of Apis mellifera strain DH4 linkage group LG1, Amel_HAv3.1, whole genome shotgun sequence:
- the LOC726708 gene encoding F-box only protein 28 — translation MLQLINLPDIVLETILSNLTYDEISRYRIVCKQFDRICKKLLNRGFNLMEKYHAQCLRAVKSQLPRRESERRSHPLARHCDILTAIETRISMLSMTFIKYVDLNLCCFIPGKVIDEIFRVLRLIRDSKTPPRAHEILQELRDISSMAMEHFDEKILPDLRHSICTSVVSNVGPYELPSGSLMISHHTTNSNNATLPHNFSSEKLNQTFKKIYCRTKMNKLSVLSMKGQISRMKLRIKRQSFQMRLQTLKLQEQAKKIHDQDTQLAEMRKHLEEWEQKMVDLTAELSRAREETQKPDSIETCKRKHIDMINQRETDSLQTKELQAKKRKLIVERISSNDAKDVKFKKFMTDLLAGNTIEAYPSTSH, via the exons ATGTTGCAACTAATAAATCTTCCAGATATTGTTTTAGAGACAATTTTGTCTAACCTTACATACGATGAAATTTCTCGATATAGAAtt GTTTGTAAACAATTTGATCGAATatgtaaaaagttattaaaccgaggttttaatttaatggaaaaatatcacGCACAATGTTTGCGTGCAGTAAAAAGTCAATTACCACGAAGGGAATCAGAAAGAAGAAGTCATCCTTTAGCACGTCATTGTGATATATTAACAGCAATTGAAACAAGAATATCTATGTTATCTatgacttttataaaatatgtggaTCTTAATTTATGTTGTTTTATTCCTGGAAAG gtaattgatgaaatttttcgagtTCTTCGTTTGATTCGAGATTCTAAAACTCCACCTAGAGCTCATGAAATACTTCAAGAATTAAGAGATATTAGTAGCATGGCTATGGAacattttgatgaaaaaattttaccagATTTGAGACATAGTATTTGTACTTCAGTTGTTAGTAATGTAGGTCCTTATGAATTACCAAGTGGAAGTTTAATGATTTCTCATCATACTACAAATTCAAACAATGCAACACTGCCACATAATTTTAGttcagaaaaattgaatcaaacttttaaaaaaatttattgtcgtactaaaatgaacaaattatcTGTTCTATCTATGAAAGGTCAAATTAGTAGAATGAAACTTCGAATAAAAAGACAAAGTTTTCAAATGAGGTTGCaaactttaaaattgcaagaacaagcaaaaaaaatacatgatcAAGATACACAATTAGCAGAAATGAGAAAACATCTTGAAGAATGGGAACAAAAAATGGTTGATTTAACAGCTGAATTAAGTCGTGCTAGAGAAGAAACTCAGAAACCTGATTCTATAGAAACTTGTAAAAGAAAACATATAGATATGATTAATCAAAGAGAAACTGATTCATTACAAACAAAAGAACTACAAGCAAAAAAACGTAAATTAATAGTAGAAAGAATATCATCCAATGATGCAAAAGatgtcaaatttaaaaaatttatgactgATCTTCTTGCAGGTAATACTATAGAAGCATATCCCTCAACTTCACATTAA